One Deltaproteobacteria bacterium DNA window includes the following coding sequences:
- a CDS encoding endonuclease → MISIYRRLLSAFGPQDWWPGDSPFEVCAGAILTQNTNWGNVRRAISNLKNKDLLDPRAIYELSRESLARIIRPAGYYNVKAVRLQNFVAFLLDKFEGDLDAMFSIGLETLRPMLLDIKGIGPETADSILLYAGGLPSFVVDVYTVRALMRHDFIDENADYEEVRSLFMDHLTADAGLYNEYHALWVVLGKNFCKKTRPRCEECPLKGI, encoded by the coding sequence TTGATATCCATATATAGACGCCTCTTATCGGCCTTTGGGCCGCAGGATTGGTGGCCCGGAGACTCTCCGTTTGAGGTGTGCGCTGGTGCGATTCTCACCCAGAACACGAATTGGGGAAACGTAAGAAGGGCCATTTCAAATCTGAAGAATAAAGACCTTTTGGACCCGAGGGCAATTTATGAACTGTCAAGGGAGTCGCTTGCCAGAATAATCCGGCCGGCAGGCTATTATAACGTAAAGGCAGTGAGACTCCAGAATTTCGTTGCCTTTCTGTTGGATAAATTTGAAGGCGACCTGGATGCCATGTTTTCAATAGGCCTTGAGACACTGAGGCCGATGCTTCTTGATATTAAAGGCATAGGCCCGGAGACCGCGGACAGTATCCTGCTTTATGCAGGAGGGCTTCCCAGTTTTGTAGTGGATGTCTATACGGTAAGGGCGCTCATGAGGCACGATTTCATAGACGAGAATGCCGATTATGAAGAGGTTCGTTCCCTGTTCATGGATCACCTCACAGCCGATGCAGGGCTCTATAACGAATATCATGCCCTGTGGGTTGTCCTTGGTAAGAATTTTTGTAAAAAGACAAGGCCCAGATGCGAGGAGTGTCCATTAAAAGGAATATAG